The proteins below come from a single Columba livia isolate bColLiv1 breed racing homer chromosome 28, bColLiv1.pat.W.v2, whole genome shotgun sequence genomic window:
- the POLR3GL gene encoding DNA-directed RNA polymerase III subunit RPC7-like isoform X3, protein MAARGRGRGQMTFNVEAVGIGKGDALPPPTLQPSPLFPPLEHRAAPLPGGEEGEYMLALKQELRGAMKNLPYFVKPGAPRRDIERYSDKYQLSSPVDSAIDWNPDWRRLPRELKIRVRRLRKGRAAILIPKSKQRVVLDKEEAIKKLESLEKKEEEVTSEEEEEKEEEEEGKEEEEEEYDEEEHEEETDYIMSYFDNGEDFGGDSDDNMDEAVY, encoded by the exons atgGCGGCCcgcggccggggccgggggcagATGACGTTCAACGTGGAGGCCGTTGGCATCGGGAAGGGGGACGCGCTGCCCCCCCCCACGCTCCAGCCctcccccctgttcccg cccctggagCACCGCGCTGCGCCGCTGCCGGGGGGCGAGGAGGGCGAGTACATGCTGGCGCTGAAGCAGGAGCTGCGGGGGGCCATGAAAAACCTCCCGTATTTCGTCAAACCGGGGGCGCCCCGGAGAG ATATCGAGCGCTACTCAGACAAGTACCAGCTCTCCAGCCCCGTCGACAGCGCCATCGACTGGAACCCGG ACTGGAGGCGGCTGCCGCGGGAGCTGAAGATCCGGGTGCGGCGGCTGCGGAAAGGCC GAGCCGCCATCCTCATCCCCAAGTCCAAGCAGCGCGTGGTGCTCGACAAGGAGGAGGCCATTAAGAAACTGGAG agcctggagaagaaggaggaggaggtgacatcggaggaggaagaggagaaggaggaggaagaggaagggaaggaggaggaggaggaggagtatGACGAGGAGGAGCACGAGGAG gagACCGATTACATCATGTCCTACTTCGACAACGGGGAGGACTTCGGTGGGGACAGCGATGACAACATGGACGAGGCCGTTTACTGA